The following nucleotide sequence is from Pedobacter sp. PACM 27299.
CCGAAAGGAAACCTATACTGCCTTCATTATTACTCCTGGTCATGCTGATATAAACCAGATCACGTTCCTGACCCTGGAAACTATCAATGGTATTTACCGTGATTTTATCGGCATAAACCATTAATTCCGGCGAATGCAGCATCAATTCCTTCATCAGTAGGATCTGCTGTTTATAAGGCGAGATCACTGCGATGGTAGGAAAATTTTCCTGGCTATAATGGCTGCCAAGCATTGCCACCAGCTGTGTCAGGTGTTTAAACAAGAACGCAGCTTCCTCTGGATTGGTCGTACTTGTGCCTTCAGATTTCTCTTCAAAGCCACAGCCTGCCGTATCGACGAAAGCCAATGGTGCTTCTTCCGAAAACAGTACGTGTTTCGCTACTGTATCATGAGCCTTCAATTTGTTCTCATAAAATACCTGAGAGGAATAACTCATAATGGTTTCATTCATACGGTATTGCTCTTCCAAGAGCGTAACTGCTTCCGGGTGCAGCGCAGTCGTCTTCTCTAATAAAGTAGTACTTAAGCCTGCTTTTGCCGCTTCATTCGACTTTATCGTTGGAGAAAGCTGGCAATGGTCACCAGCAAAGATCACTTTCTGTGCTTTCAGGATCGGAATCCAGCAGGCAGGCTCTAAAGCTTGCCCGGCTTCGTCAATCACTACCGTATGAAATTTTAGTCCGCGGACCGTATAATGGTTGGCGCCAACGAGCGTAGCGGTCACTACCTGCGCTTTACTGAGCAAATCATCGATCATGTACTGCTCGGTATTGCCCACTTCTTTCATGATCTTATGTGCCTCATCAAAGAGTGCCTGGCGCTGTTCCTTTTCCGCACGGCCGAAATTCCGCTTGTACTTATGGGCCATGTTTTTATACTCATTGGCCTGTTTCTTTAATGCTCTGATTTGTTTCATGCTGTCGTGTTCCGACAACCTGCCATCGAGTGTTAAAGACTGCAGTCTTTCTGATACCCTGGCTGGATTTCCAATGCGCAGTACGTTTAAATCTTCCTCATCCAATTTCTCAGTGAGGAGGTCCACCGCAGTATTACTCGGCGCAACAACGAGAATTTGCTGGTGATCCTGTTTGATCAATGCCTTTATTGCCTGTACCAAAGTAGTCGTTTTTCCTGTTCCCGGAGGCCCATGAACAATGGCCAGTTCCTGAGCAGAAAGGATTTTATCAACTGCCTGCTGCTGTACCGGGTTTAATTTTGGAATGGTATAATGCGGAGTCTGATTAGAAAAAGTCGGACTGGCCTGACCGGTCAGTATCTTGATCAGGCGACTGTCGTCAGATTTATCTAATGCCGAAGAAGCTTGTTTCAAGGCATTTCGCATCTCATCATAGCTGTTGTTGTCGAACAATACATCGATGCCGAGTTTGCCATCACGCGTCCAGTCTGGCAATTCATCCGTCTTTAAAGTAATCTTTAAGCGGTTGCCGCTTTGGTGGGTAATGGTGCCCTCCACACGATCTTTAGGATCATGATTAGAGAACAATACCGCCGAAGCGCCAAAACGAAGCTGATGCGCAAGCTCTTGATGTGTGGTCCGTTCAACTTCTACCGTTAAATAGTCGCCACGACTCATTTCTGAGCCCCTGATGGCGATAGGATACCAGGACAATCCGTTTGCTCTACGGGTAGCTACGGAAGAAGATGCAGTCAATTGGAGGTAAGACCTTAAGTCTTCCTCGCGTTCAATCTTTAATAACTCAAGGAGTTTTTTGAAATATTCCAACAGGGATAGGGGTTATGCTAATTGTTTTTCCATGATATAATCTTCCATTAAGAAGCCATCGCCAATGTCGATATTCTCTTCTCCGACTTGTTCAAAGCCCACGTTTTTGTAAAACTGGAAGGCAGAATTGTCGCGGTTTACATTCAGCGATAAGGCAGTATTCTGGTTGTCTTTTGCAATTGCTGTGATGGTTTTCATCAGTAATTTCCCAACACCTTTACCCTGAGCTTCTGGAAGTAAATAGATTTTGTGGATCTTTGTTTTTGATAAGCCTTTATAATTCAGTTCATAAGAGGCATATCCTAAGTCATTCGTCTCGTCTTTGACCAATAAAAAATGATGTCCTTTTTTTGTCACCTGCTCCGTTAAAGCTGCTGTGCTGTACATCATTTCCAGCATATAGCTGATTTGTTCTGGAGATAAGATGGCCCCAAATGTTGCTGGCCAGGTCTTGTTGGCGATCTTTTGAATCACCGGAAAATCATTCGTTGTGGCGGTGTAAATGTTTAGCATAGGTCTGAATAAGCGGCTCTTTAAACGAAGCCTGGGCGTTAAAAATTTGGAAAGCTTATAAATGTATTTAGAAAGAATTATCTTAACAACTAATCGTTCAAAAATGATAGTAGATTAACAATAAATAGCCGAAGATTTCAGTCCTTTACAACTGAATCAGGTATTTGAAAATTTGATACCTTTAGCTTATTAAAAGAAAAACGATATGAATACTGAAAAAGCCATTCTAGCAGGCGGTTGCTTTTGGGGAGTAGAAGAACTATTTCGCCACCATCCAGGTGTGATTTCGACAGTTGTAGGCTATACCGGAGGAGATGTTCCGAATGCTACCTACCGCAATCATGGAACACATGCCGAAGGAATAGAGATTGTATTTGATCCTGTAGTGCTCAGTTATCGCGGTCTTCTGGAGTATTTCTTTCAGATTCACGACCCGACCACAAAAAATAGACAAGGAAATGATATTGGCACCTCTTATCGCTCTGCGATCTTTTATGTGGATGAGCAGCAGCAGGAAACTGCCAAATCTTTAATCGCAGAACTGGAAGCCTCTGGTAAATGGCCAGGTAAATTTGTGACGGAAATTGTACCTGAAACTGATTTCTGGAATGCTGAAGAGGACCATCAGAACTATTTACAAAAGGTTCCGTATGGCTATACCTGCCATTTTGAACGTCCAGACTGGAAGTTAAGTTAAATAATAGTCGCATTATCTATTCCTGGCCAATGAATTAGACTTCCTGGCCGGGAGGATGACTAAATAAGCGTTGAAGCGCTGTGCTAACGGCAGGCTTGCTGATATCATCAAGTGTATATTGGTCAAGGTATTGATAAAGTGCATCTTGTGCGCCGTTTAATATGTTTTTTAAACCGCAGTCTCCGGCAAGGATACAGCGCGGACTCTCACAGTTGATCAATTCTTCATCTTGTTCCAGCAGGCGCACCAGCTTTCCAATCCGATAGGTTTCCGAAGAATCGAACAGGCGTAAACCACCGCCTCTGCCTCGCTGTGCAGCTATAATGTTTTGATTAGAAAGAAACTGAACCACTTTAACCAAGTGGTTTCTGGAGATTCCGAACTGATCAGCCAGTTCAGTAATGGTCGTTGCCGGCAATTCCGCTGGCTTGCGACTCATATACATCAGGATTCTCAATCCATAATCTGTAAATTGGTTCAGTTTCATTGATTTATCAATTAATTCATTTGAATGGTTTGCGGGCCAAATTCTTCAAAGAAGAACTTTTTAGCATCCACGCCTAAGGCAGACAGATCTTTCATTGTTTTTTCAATAAATGGCTTGGGTCCGCAAAGATAGTATTCTGCATCAGGTATCAGGAGCATTTCACTGATTTCAGCAACATCCAATCTTCCTGTGCGGCTGTCGTTTGATGAGTGCTGATCTTTAGAAACTTTTTCTGAATTCTCATAAAAGACAATATGTTCAAACCAATCGTGTTTCGCCTGCCATGCATTCACTTGTTCGCGGAAGGCATGAACGCTTTCCGAACGACAGGCGTGTGCCCATTTTACCTGGCGCTGCTGCGCTGATTGCGTCAGGAAGTCCATCATAGAAATAAATGGCGTTTGGCCTACACCACCGCTTAAAAGCACTAATGGAGTACGCTGCGCTGTGTTGACCACAAAATCGCCTGCAGGTGTAGTGGCTTCGATCAATTGACCTTCCTGTAATTGATCGTGCAGGAAGTTGGATACCGTTCCGTTTTCTTTGTTTTCATCTCCAGGCGCTCTTTTTACTGAAATTCTATAGTAATCAGCGTTTGGAGCGGAAGAGATGCTGTACTGACGTGGCTGGTAGATCCCTAAAGCCGGGATGAAAACTTTGATGCTTAAATATTGACCTGGCTGGTGTTTAGCAACCTCTAGTCCATCTTCCGGACGCAAATAAAAAGAGGTGATTTCCGATGATTCCTGTACCTTTTTATCAAGGATGAACTTTCTCCAGCCAGTCCAGGCGCCATCTGCAGCTGCCTTTTGTAAGTAGATCGACTTTTCAAGATTGATCATTAAGTCGGCCAGCTGTGCGTAAGCTTTCGCCCAGGCTGTAATCAACTCCGCTGTAGCTGCCTCGCCAAGAACTTCTCCGATAGAAGCCAGCAAGTGATTGCCCACAATGTCATATTGCTCTGCAGTAATCTGTAAACTGGTGTGCTTATCGCCAATTCTTTGCAATACGGGTAGGAGTACACCAGGGGTTTCAATGTTTTCCGCATAAGCAAGAACGGCAAGTGCCAATGCGGTTTGCTGTGTGCCATTTTGTTGATTTCCCATGTTAAAGGTGTTCCTCAATTCCGGGTTGTGCTGGAACATTCTTTTATAAAAATGTTGGGTCAGCAATAAACCGTGTTCTCTTAAAATTGGGACTGTGGCTTTGATTAAGCCTATTTCTGTAGTACTAAGCATATGAATTATTAAAGTTGCATCAAAAATACAACTTTAAAATTGAAGCCCTAACTTTTAACAGATTTTCTCCCAAAATTACATTTTACAGATAATGGGAGGGACCAGGGCTTTGTCGTGATTACCCCCTGTTATTGTCTTGTCCAGCCATCTTTAGCCGGCCTTAAAACCGCTAGATTTGAATTGTACAATTAACTGAATATATTTATGTGCTGAACAAAATCAGTGCAACCCTAAAAACATAACCATGGCAACTATTAATCCTTATTTGAATTTCCTGGGCACTACTGAAGAGGCCTTTAACTTTTATAAATCTGTATTTGGCGGAGAATTTTCTGTCTTGCAGCGTTTTAAAGACGTACCACATGGTGATAACATGTCTGCGGAAGACAAAGAGAAAATTATGCATGTTTCTTTGTCGATCGGAAAAGGCAATACGATAATGGGGACTGATGTCCTTGAATCAATGGGGCAGAAGCTGAATGTTGGTGATAACTTTTCAATTAGTATCAATGCGGACAGTGAAGCAGAAGCTGAACAACTTTTTAATGCACTTTCTCCAGGTGCCAATATCGTGATGCCGCTGGAAAAAGCATTCTGGGGTGCATATTTCGGAATGCTGACTGATCAATTTGGCATTCAGTGGATGGTGAATTTCGATTACAACCAAGAGTAATTTAAGCTATCTTACCTTCCAAGGTTAAACCAAACCATTGAATTTCTTAATTTAGGCCATTTAATGATAACGAGCATACCTCATGAGTAGATTAAAATTAGGCTGGATAGGTCTTGGAAATATGGGAACCCCAATGGTAAAGAACTTACTAAAGGCTGGGTTTGAAGTGGTTGTTTTCAACCGTACGAAACAAAAAGAAGCAGAATTGATCGCTAATGGTGCCAGTACTGCTACAGATCCGCAAACATTATTGGAGAATTGTGATGTTGTATTTACGATGCTGTCCAATGACGAAGCAGTTAAAACGGTATTTGAAGGAGAAAAAGGCTTGCTGACAAATCCTGGAACTGGTAAAATGATCATTGATATGAGTACTGTTTCACCTGATACCTCCAGATATTTATCGGAACTTTGCAAAAAGAACCATATTGATTTTCTGGAGGCACCAGTATCTGGCAGTGTTAAACCTGCACAGGATGGTACGCTGATTATCTTAGTAGGCGGAGAAACGTCAGCCTATGAAAAAGCGAAGCCTGCTTTTGAAGCTTTGGGCAAACTTTCTGTACATGTTGGGGGAGCAGGAGTGGGCAGCTCTGCAAAACTGGCGGTCAATTACCTGTTGGGTTTGAACTTGCAGGGATTAGCAGAAACCGTACTTTTTGCGGAAAAGAATGGCGTTAGTAAAACCGATATGCTGACGATAATCAATGAAGGAGCCTGCGGAAACGGCATCACAAAGCTTAAAACATCTTCGATTTTAAATGAAGATTATCCAGCTGCTTTCGCATTGAAACATTTAGTGAAGGATCTGGGCCTGGCTAAAGATGCTGGATTAGATGCCCCTTTAATTGATCCTTTGTACCACACTTTCCAGCAGGCACAGCAGGAGGGCCTGGGAGAAGAAGATGTAATGGCTGTGATTAAATCACTGGCAAAAAGATAAAGTTAGTGATAGATGGAATACAAAAAAGGAAGGACGCTATTAAACGTCCTTCCTTTTTGCAACTTACTAATGGATCACACGAATAAGTCTTATACCTGTATAGCTGAAATATTAGTTTTTAGGTTGTACTCTACCAGATTTTCTATCCTGACCTCTACCGATCACATAACCCGTTCCGGCACCAACAACACCACCGATAATAGCACCTCTGGCATTGTTCTTATCTACCAAAATACCACCAATTGCTCCGGCACCTGCACCAATTGCAGCACCTTTAGCCGCCTGACTCCAACCTTTTTTCTTAGCAGGGGTAGCTACTGTGTTTGATGATGACGAAGAAGAAGATCTTCTTTCTGCCGCATCATTACGCTCTGCTAATAGCAGCGTTCTTTTTTCTTCTCTTATGCGGTCTTTTTGAATCTCTTCATCTTTTAATTTAGCAAGTTTCTCTTTTTCAAGAGCGTCTGCTTTTTTGAAACTATCCAATCTCAGACTATCTTTTACAGCAACAATCGCTTGTTGTTTGATTATCGCTTCCTCTTTGGCATTATTTGAACATGCTGATAATAAAATCGCCAATGCCGCTACTGAAAATATCTTTTTCATAATTTTGAATATTGTTTACACCTGGTAACCTGTAAAAATGATGCCAAACTCTTTAATCACTTCATGAAAACAAACATAAAGTAGCTTAAATGTTACCAAAAAACATTGGTTTTATTCTGCTTTTTATTATAAAATATTGATTGTCAAACTTGAAACCTAGTATTTAAAAAGCGCAGAATTTTCTGAACAATTTGTGCATCATCGATGTTTCTGTTAGCATAAATAGACCTAAATATAGGGCTATCGCTCTCATTGCTTATATAAACGCGCTTCTTCCAAATCCAGACTACTTTCCAGATCGCGGATCACCTCATCATCATATTGCTTAGTTGCGCGCAATTTATTGAGTTCCATTCTTCTCATGGCAATCAAATCAAGCATGATTTTCCCATATAATTTTCTAACAGAGGCCACTTGTTCTTTTTGCTCGCTTAAAGTCTGTTCCGTTGCCTGGATACTACGTTCCAGCTGCTCTTTGATTCTCGCAATAGTTTCATATTCCTTCATCTCCTGGTGGTACTTGCTGTTTAGGAAAGTCACGGATTCTTTAGCCAGCTGTAACCTGATGGCTTCTTTTTGCTGATCAAAAGGGACATGGTCATCGGTTTCTTCTATTTTAAGCAAACGTAGGAAAATGGGAAGGGTTAGCCCTTGAAATACCAGGGTCACCAGGATCACAATAAAAGTGATGAATAAGATCAGGTTTCTATGAGGAAAAGCATCTCCATTGGCTAAAGTTAAAGGTATGGCTAATGCAGAAGCCAATGAAACCACCCCACGCATTCCTGCCCAGCCAATAATAAATGGAAGCTTTAAGCCAGGGCTTGATTCCGATGCACGGATTTTCGGGCTCAAGAACCTGGGTAGGAAGGCAACCACATAAACCAGAATAATTCTTGCAATGATCACGATTGCGCTAATGATCAATCCGTAATGAATCGCTTCTTTAATTGAATAACCGTCTAAGGCGGCTACAATTACAGGTAATTCCAATCCGATCAGGATAAAAACAAAACCATTCAAAAGGAAACCTACGGTTGCCCATACTTCTTTTGTCTGTATTCTAGTGTGGTAATTTAAGAAATCGTTGGAGCGGAAAGAGAGAAACAGACCGCCGCTAACCACAGCTAAAACACCTGACCAATGGAATTCCTCTGCTACAATATACATCAGATAAGGAGCGATTAAGGTAATTGGTGTAGTAATGCTGGATGATTTGGCCCAATATCTCAATACAAGATATAGTATATGTGCGATTACCAGACCAACAAATACACCCATTACGGCCAATACTATAAAGTCTGTTGCTGCTTTCTGGAAAACAAATTGACCAGTTAGGATAGAGGCCAATGCGAATCTGAATACGGTTAAAGAGGCCGCGTCGTTCACCAGACTTTCGCCTTCTAACATTGTTAAACCACGTCTTGGCATGTTTACACCCTTTAATACAGAGGTCGCCGCTACCGCATCCGGTGGGGAGATGATACCTCCCAGTAAAAAGCCTAAGGCCAATGTAAAGCCAGGAATGATGCTTACTGAAAAGTACGCAATCGCCAGCGAAGTGATCAATACCAATCCAAAACCCAATAGCATGATGGACCTTTTCCATTTCCAGAAGTCGTTCCAGGAGGTATACCAGGCTGCTTCAAAAAGTAATGGCGGTAAAAAGATAAGGAAAACAATATCTGGATTGATGCTAATTGCAGGTATACCGGGTATAAAACTGATGCCTAATCCTCCGATTACAAGAAAAATAGGATAGGAGATTTTCCAGCGTTGGCTCAACAAATAAAGAAGTGCCATTGCAAAAAACAAGGCGAGGATCAGCAGTAAATTAGCGTGTATCATGGACAAAAATATAAAAATATCACTTTCTTTCGCCAACTTGTTGTCGCCACATGGCATAATATAGTCCTTTTTGTTCCAGCAGTTCTGCATGAGAACCAGCTTCGGAGATCTTACCTTTTTCTAAAACGTAGATCACATCGGCATGCATAATGGTCGACAATCGGTGGGCAATCACTACCGTGATCCGTTCTCTGCTCATAGAAAGATCGCGGATGGTAGAGGTAATTTCTTCTTCAGTTAAGGAATCCAATGCGGATGTCGCTTCATCGAAAATAAGTAATCTCGGGTTTCTCAATAAGGCACGTGCAATGGAGATCCTCTGTTTTTCACCTCCTGACAGTTTGAGTCCGCCTTCCCCCAATAAGGTATCCATTCCTTTTTCAGATTTTGCCAGAAGATTGGTGCAGGAAGCCTTATCCAATGCCAGCAGCAGCTCTTCCTCTGTAGCGTCTCCTTTAACAAATAACAGATTTTCTTTTATGGTGCCTGCGAAAAGCTGCGTGTCCTGAGTCACAAAGCCGATTTGTCGCCGAAGTTCATTGTATCGGATCTCCGTGGAAGGAATGCCGTTGAATAAAATCGCTCCGGAAACCGGCCGGTACAAACCAACCAGCAGTTTCACCAGCGTTGATTTCCCAGAGCCAGATGGCCCAACAAAAGCGATCGTTTCTCCGGTATTGACATGAAAAGAAATGTCATCGATGGCATTCGTCTGAGCCGTTTTATGACGAAAGACGACCTGATCAAAAGAAAGGTTTTGCAAAGGGCCTGTTTGTTTTGGAGATTCCGGCTTGCGCTCTACCGGCTTATGCATCAATTGATCAAAACTATGTACCGAAGCTTCTACCTCCCGATAACTGAGGATGATGTTTCCAAGATCCTGTAATGGCCCGAAGATAGAGGTAGAGATAAATTGCATGGTGATCAGCTCCCCTGTACTCAGCTTATTGCGGAAAATCAGCCAGAGCAAAATGAATAGAATAGACTGTTTGAGCACATTTAGCGTGGTTCCTTGTAGAAAAGAAAGCGTTCTTACCCGCCTGGTCTTGGTCATCTCCAGGTCGTAGATTTTCTGCGTCTGGATTTTTAACCTGCGAATTTCAGGGAAGGTGAGTCCAAGGCTTTTGACCAGCTCTATATTTCTGAGGGACTCCGTAATTACACCCGCCATCTTATTGGTTTCCCTATTGATAGAACGCTGTACTATTTTTATCTTTTTACTCAATAAGCCGGTAAGAGAACCTAGTACTAATATTCCGATGAGGAAGACGGGTACCAGCATCCAGTTCTTGGTAATGGAATACCATACTAGAAAACCCATTCCCACAACAGAAGAAAAGAGAATGTTGATAAAGGAATTGACAAAACGCTCCGTATCGGTTTTTACCTTTTGAAGGATGGAAAGGGTTTCGCCACTATGACTCTCTTCAAATTCCTGAAAAGAGAGTCGCAGAGTTTGCCGGATGCCATCATTGAAAATCTGCATGCCAAATTGCTGTACCGCCAATCGCGTATAGTATTCCTGAAAAGCCTTTGCGATTCTTGCTGCTATAGCCACTGCTATCGCGATACTTAGCCAGTATAATACACCATTGACTAGCTCAGACTGAGTTTTGTTGCCCGGATTAGTCGCATATTCATCTATTATTTTTCCAAAAATAATCGGGTCAGTCAGGCTCAGCAATTGCGCAATTGCTGCCAGGAAAAGCGCCAGCAGCACCCACCATTTTTGTTCTTTAAAATATTTCCAAAGGATCGGCATAGGGAAAAGATTCAAGTTTCATCAAAATACTAAAAATAAAGCAGTTTTATCATCTGTAGGTCAGCTTTTTAATATCTTTGTACATGGAATAATCCTTTTCATGATGATGAAGTCATACTACTAAAAATTGAAAAGATATGAAAAGTGTATGGTTTAAATCGTTCGTCATTGCAGGAGTCGTTTTATTAACAAGCGGAATCACTACAACTGATGTTCTTGCCCAAAGAGGCGAGAGGCCATCAGGTGGTGGAGGCGGTGCATCCAGACCATCAGTTGGCCGTCCTTCATCAGGAGGCAGCAGGCCTTCTATAAGCAGACCTTCAGCTGGTAATAGGCCTTCAGGAGGGAACAGGCCGTCAATTGGCGACAGGCCATACAGACCTGGTTACCGCCCTGGAAGCGTATATAGGCCAAATTACCGCCCGAATTACAGGCCTCATTATAGACCATATTACAGACCTCACTATAGTTATTACAACTATTACAGGCCATATCTTGGTTTAAGTATTAATATCCTGCCTTTCGGTTATTACCCATTTTACTATGGTTCTGACCGCTTTTATTTCTCTGATGGCTTGTTTTATAAACAATACGACAATGAGTATAAAGTGGTAGTTCCTCCGGTAGGTGCAGAAGTTCCTACACTTCCAACTGATGCAAAAGAAGTGGTGATTAATGGACAAACTTATTACGAGAGTAAAGGCGTTTACTATTCATCTACCCAGAATGCAGATGGAAAACAGGTATTTGTGGTTGCGGGTAAAGATGGCGTATTGAATACAGATGGGAAAGAGGTTTCTGTAAACCCTATGCCTCAAATTGGAGATATAGTAGTTCAACTGCCTCAGGATTCCAGAGAAGTACTGATCAAAGGAGCAACTTACTATGTAAGTCCGGATGGTGTTTATTATGAAAAACTAGTAGATGGCAGCAATGTCAGCTATAAAGTGATCGGATTAGACAATGAGCCTGTTGACATTGACAAGCAATAGAAACGGCACAGTGTAAATAAAAGCACTGTAAAGTATTCCCGATATAATTTGAAAACCTCCTGATTGCTTCAGGAGGTTTTCTTTTTTGTAATCAGAGCTCTGCAGTCAAGGCGGTGCCCTCAATTGAAACAGCGCTGTTCCTTAAACCAAATGGTTGTTGTTTTTTGAATAACAAATGGATGACTAACTGTTTTTTGGCTCAATTTCTGTACGGAATTTAGCCTTGTCCGATTAGACCATTTCCGATCCGCCGGCTGCTCCGAAATTATGAACATTAGCACCTTTAACGCTTTTAAAAGCCGTAATTATAGATTGTATTTTACTGGGCAGTCCGTCTCCCTTATTGGAACATGGATGCAGAAGACAGCTGTAAGCTGGGTGATTTACGAGAAAACGCATTCTAATTTTATGTTAGGACTAACGCTTTTCGCCAGTCTGTTTCCTTCTTTTATCTTTTCTTTTATTGGCGGCGTCGCTGCCGATCGTTACAACAGGTATAAGCTGTTACTTGTCACGCAGGTTGCCTCTATGATCCAGGCGGTACTCATGACTTTGCTGATTTTTTTTAAAGATTATTCTGTTTGGGAAATCATCGCTTTGAGCGCATTACTAGGCTTAATCAACGCATTCGATGTGCCAGCAAGGCAATCATTAGTCTATGAAATGGTAGACGATAAAGCAGATTTGCCCAATGCCCTGGCTTTAAACTCCTCTATGGTGAACCTTTCCAGATTGATTGGTCCCGGTATCGCCGGACTGGCACTAGAGAAGTTCGGGGAAGACATTTGTTTTGGAATGAATGCCATCAGTTTCATTGCCGTGATCGGTTCTCTACTGATGATGAAACTGCCTAAATTCGTCGTTACACCTTCCACAAAAAACGTATTTGGAGAACTAAAGGAAGGTTTTCAATATATCAAAAGAACACCTTCCATTTCATTAGTGCTGGTCATGCTCGCACTCATGAGTCTATTGGTGCTGCCCTTTAGCACATTGATTCCCGTTTATGCAAAGGACATTTTTAAAGGAACGGCATCCACATTTGGGGTAATTGATAGTGTGATAGGACTAGGCGCATTTACTGGGGCGATCTTTCTGGCTTCCTTAAAACCCGGAAGAAACTTAAGGAAAATCCTGGCCGCAAATACGCTTGTGTTTGGTGCCGGGCTGATCTTATTCTCTCATACTACCTATTATCCAATTGCCTTAGTCTTTGCCACCATCTCCGGTTTTGGGATGATGTCGCAGATTACCATCAGCAATACGCTCATCCAAACCACTGTAGATCCAGCCATGAGGGGTAGAGTTATCAGTTTTTACGCCATGGCTTTCTTTGGAATGCAGCCCTTAGGCGGTTTGCTTATCGGTTATCTTTCTCAAATGATTGGTACTCCCGATACGGTAATGATACAAGGATTTATCGCTTTCGGGATTGGCTTGCTGCTTTTTCGCTTTTTGAGGAAAGCAAAGAAAGAAAACTACAAGCGCCTCAAGAAATAATTCCTGATGCAAACGCATCGGCTGTATAGGCTGGTAGCCACATTGTGACACCTATATCGATATTCTCCTTTGAGTAGCTTTTGAAAATAGGTAATTTTAAAACCTGATCCCATTGATATGAAACACTTATTTTCTATACTCTGCATTTCTGCAGCGGCTGTTATGCCAGCAGCTGCTCAGCAAACTCAAAAACCAGTATTGCATGGCCGCAACTGGCTGGCAATTACAGGTAAACCTTTAGCAGCAACAGCAGGTGCAATGACTTTTCAAAAAGGAGGAAATGCAGTGGATGCAGCTTGTGCGATGCTGGCCGCCACCTGTACCATGTGGGATACACTGAGCTGGGGAGGCGAAACGCAAGTCCTCATCTATAATCCCAATACGAAAAAAGTAATGGCAATTAATGCGATGGGTGTGGCTCCAACAGGCGCTACCGT
It contains:
- a CDS encoding Na+/H+ antiporter — protein: MIHANLLLILALFFAMALLYLLSQRWKISYPIFLVIGGLGISFIPGIPAISINPDIVFLIFLPPLLFEAAWYTSWNDFWKWKRSIMLLGFGLVLITSLAIAYFSVSIIPGFTLALGFLLGGIISPPDAVAATSVLKGVNMPRRGLTMLEGESLVNDAASLTVFRFALASILTGQFVFQKAATDFIVLAVMGVFVGLVIAHILYLVLRYWAKSSSITTPITLIAPYLMYIVAEEFHWSGVLAVVSGGLFLSFRSNDFLNYHTRIQTKEVWATVGFLLNGFVFILIGLELPVIVAALDGYSIKEAIHYGLIISAIVIIARIILVYVVAFLPRFLSPKIRASESSPGLKLPFIIGWAGMRGVVSLASALAIPLTLANGDAFPHRNLILFITFIVILVTLVFQGLTLPIFLRLLKIEETDDHVPFDQQKEAIRLQLAKESVTFLNSKYHQEMKEYETIARIKEQLERSIQATEQTLSEQKEQVASVRKLYGKIMLDLIAMRRMELNKLRATKQYDDEVIRDLESSLDLEEARLYKQ
- a CDS encoding ABC transporter ATP-binding protein produces the protein MPILWKYFKEQKWWVLLALFLAAIAQLLSLTDPIIFGKIIDEYATNPGNKTQSELVNGVLYWLSIAIAVAIAARIAKAFQEYYTRLAVQQFGMQIFNDGIRQTLRLSFQEFEESHSGETLSILQKVKTDTERFVNSFINILFSSVVGMGFLVWYSITKNWMLVPVFLIGILVLGSLTGLLSKKIKIVQRSINRETNKMAGVITESLRNIELVKSLGLTFPEIRRLKIQTQKIYDLEMTKTRRVRTLSFLQGTTLNVLKQSILFILLWLIFRNKLSTGELITMQFISTSIFGPLQDLGNIILSYREVEASVHSFDQLMHKPVERKPESPKQTGPLQNLSFDQVVFRHKTAQTNAIDDISFHVNTGETIAFVGPSGSGKSTLVKLLVGLYRPVSGAILFNGIPSTEIRYNELRRQIGFVTQDTQLFAGTIKENLLFVKGDATEEELLLALDKASCTNLLAKSEKGMDTLLGEGGLKLSGGEKQRISIARALLRNPRLLIFDEATSALDSLTEEEITSTIRDLSMSRERITVVIAHRLSTIMHADVIYVLEKGKISEAGSHAELLEQKGLYYAMWRQQVGERK
- a CDS encoding DUF6515 family protein, which codes for MKSVWFKSFVIAGVVLLTSGITTTDVLAQRGERPSGGGGGASRPSVGRPSSGGSRPSISRPSAGNRPSGGNRPSIGDRPYRPGYRPGSVYRPNYRPNYRPHYRPYYRPHYSYYNYYRPYLGLSINILPFGYYPFYYGSDRFYFSDGLFYKQYDNEYKVVVPPVGAEVPTLPTDAKEVVINGQTYYESKGVYYSSTQNADGKQVFVVAGKDGVLNTDGKEVSVNPMPQIGDIVVQLPQDSREVLIKGATYYVSPDGVYYEKLVDGSNVSYKVIGLDNEPVDIDKQ
- a CDS encoding MFS transporter; translation: MNISTFNAFKSRNYRLYFTGQSVSLIGTWMQKTAVSWVIYEKTHSNFMLGLTLFASLFPSFIFSFIGGVAADRYNRYKLLLVTQVASMIQAVLMTLLIFFKDYSVWEIIALSALLGLINAFDVPARQSLVYEMVDDKADLPNALALNSSMVNLSRLIGPGIAGLALEKFGEDICFGMNAISFIAVIGSLLMMKLPKFVVTPSTKNVFGELKEGFQYIKRTPSISLVLVMLALMSLLVLPFSTLIPVYAKDIFKGTASTFGVIDSVIGLGAFTGAIFLASLKPGRNLRKILAANTLVFGAGLILFSHTTYYPIALVFATISGFGMMSQITISNTLIQTTVDPAMRGRVISFYAMAFFGMQPLGGLLIGYLSQMIGTPDTVMIQGFIAFGIGLLLFRFLRKAKKENYKRLKK